In the genome of Paenibacillus sp. GP183, the window TAACGGGGATGGCAAACCCTCCAAAATGAATGGCACGGTTCAGGATATTACCGAAAGAAAAAATGTTGAACTTAAGCTGCAGGAAAGCATTCAACGCTATACTTCGCTAAAAGATTATAACCATGATGCTGTGATTTCTCTGGATTTGGAAGGGAACATCATAAACACGAATATGATGGCTGAGAAGCTTACTGGGTATACAGTCCAGGAGATGATTGGAACGAGCATTTCAAGAATCATTGGGGGGCTGAACATTTGCACATGATTCTTACCAAACCCCAAGAGCATGTCGACACAGAAAAAAACATTAATACTGTTTACCACAGGGACGGCCATACTGTTGAAGTTTTAACGACAATTGCTACGATTGTTATCAATAGTGAAATTACCGGTTATTATATCATCGCCAAAGATATTACAAAACAAAAAGAACTGCTGATCGCCAAAGAAGCAGCCGAAAAAACCAACATAGCCAAAAGTGAGTTTTTGGCTATGATGAGTCATGAAATCCGCACGCCCATGAATGGGGTCATTGGCATGACTGATCTCCTGATAGAATCTCCCGATCTGAACTCTGAGCAAAGAGAGTATATAGAAATCATTCGGAAAAGCGGATCTTCCCTGCTTGCCATCATAAATGGTATTTTGGACTTTTCCAAAATTGAATCAGGCAGTACGGTGCTGCAGGAGGGTCCTTTGGATATCCGGCAATGCATTGCGGAAACGTTTGATATTTTATCGTTTAAAGCCTATGAAAAGCAGTTGGATTTGATTTATTCCGTTAGCCCTGACATACCTGTTCAACTTAGGGGAGATTCCGATAGGTTAAAGCAGGTGTTACTGAATCTGATCGGAAATTCTATCAAATTCACGCAAACGGGCGGAGTCACCATTAAGGTGAACAAGCTTTCGCAAAAGGGACGCCATATCAAGCTGGAATTTATCGTAAAGGATACGGGAATTGGCGTACCCAAGGAACATATCCATCAGTTATTCGAGCCCTTCTATCAGTTGGATCATTATATGACTCGTCAATATGAAGGAACAGGTTTAGGCTTAGCCATTTGCAGAAGAATTGTTACCCTTATGGATGGAGAGATTTGGGTGGAGCATGCGGATGATGAAGGCCTGAAGGTTGTTTTTACTGCGATTTTTAAGAAAGAAGATCAAGATCAAATGCAAGGCTCGGAACAAAGAGCATGGGGGGAGGCTGATCAAACAGCTCCCATGAAGCTGAAAATCCTGGTAGCCGAGGATAATGAAATCAATCAGTTTGTGATCTCAAAGATTTTGGAGAAACAGGGGCATACGGTGCGTATTGCTGTAAATGGAAATGAAGTTATCCAAATGGCGGCTTACGAAGATTTTGATATTATTTTCATGGATGTCCATATGCCTGATATGAACGGACTGGAAGCGACGGAAAGAATCAAATCCAATTTGGCCCCCGAGAGATGCCCGATCATTATAGCCGTCACCGCCAATGCGTTGAATGGAGATCGGGAAAGGTGCCTGGAAGCCGGCATGGATGAGTACTTAAGCAAGCCGATTAAGAACGAAGCGGTATCTGAAATGATTAGAAAGTTTTTTCCAACACTTGGTCAATAATCAAAAGATGGTAGTTCACCCATTTCTTGCGGTTCCGAGCAAAAAGAAATTGAACCAGCACGATGCAGGAAAATGAAGCCATACTTGCCGCTATCCAAATCAGTGAAGAATGGAATAACTGTTGAACTACTTCATTCCATTGAACAGTGAATGGATGGTTTGGCGGCAGATTCGTTGATCCGATTGCAACAACCAGTATGGGAAGTGACAGCTTCCAGAGCAAATCCAGTAAAACCTGGATAAACGATCCTAAGTTTTCTTGGGATTTTAGAATAATCCTATTTTCTATCAGTTCTTCCGAGCTTAAGCGGCTATATGCATAATAGTCTCTTTGAAAGTCTTTGTTTCTGACCCGCTTTTTGATAGGCGGAACGTTATTATCCCAATCCTTAAAATGCTTCCACAAGGGGCGTTCGAGGGTGTGGATCATGGCAGAAGTGCGGATGAATTCATATAAACCATAAAGAACCACAGCCAAAAAAGCTATTGCCCCAATCAACCAATTTTCGCTCATTTCGGCACCTCGCATCAAGCAACGGCATCTTCTGTGATGACCGTTGTTATTGTTTCTTTTGACGATTTTTCTTGGCAGCCAATTGCCTGAACGTCTCCAGGCTTTCTTTCAAATGCTCGGCTTCTTCTTGGGTAAGCTCGTACTTCAGACCTTCAAGCGCCAGAAAATCTCTGGCCGGATCCACTGTATATGTACTCGTTGATCGGCTGCTTTTCCCTGCGATCAACCACTCTAAAGATACTTCGTATAAATCTGCTAACCGAATCAGCGTATGGGTGTCAGGTTCACGATCTCCTGATTCATATTTGGCCAGGGTGCTGTTATGGATATCCAGCAATTCGGCAATTTTGTTTTGTTTGAAATTTTTATTCTCCCGGCTGGACTTAAGCCTTTCGGAGAGAGCTTTGTTCATTTGATTCATGTTTGCAACACCTCACTACTCCAGTATAGCGTCAGTTGGCGTTTTGGAACTTTTTGTTGGCGTAATGTCAATTATAAAAAATCTCAAAATGATAAATCGTATTTCGTGTCAGCACACGAAAATCGGTGCCGTCATGATCGATAGCCTGAACCTTGGTTGTTTTGAATGGAGCCTCTTGCGTCAAAGACGACAGAATCATGGGAGACCCTACTTGTATTTCCAT includes:
- a CDS encoding ATP-binding protein; this translates as MILTKPQEHVDTEKNINTVYHRDGHTVEVLTTIATIVINSEITGYYIIAKDITKQKELLIAKEAAEKTNIAKSEFLAMMSHEIRTPMNGVIGMTDLLIESPDLNSEQREYIEIIRKSGSSLLAIINGILDFSKIESGSTVLQEGPLDIRQCIAETFDILSFKAYEKQLDLIYSVSPDIPVQLRGDSDRLKQVLLNLIGNSIKFTQTGGVTIKVNKLSQKGRHIKLEFIVKDTGIGVPKEHIHQLFEPFYQLDHYMTRQYEGTGLGLAICRRIVTLMDGEIWVEHADDEGLKVVFTAIFKKEDQDQMQGSEQRAWGEADQTAPMKLKILVAEDNEINQFVISKILEKQGHTVRIAVNGNEVIQMAAYEDFDIIFMDVHMPDMNGLEATERIKSNLAPERCPIIIAVTANALNGDRERCLEAGMDEYLSKPIKNEAVSEMIRKFFPTLGQ
- a CDS encoding helix-turn-helix transcriptional regulator; the encoded protein is MNQMNKALSERLKSSRENKNFKQNKIAELLDIHNSTLAKYESGDREPDTHTLIRLADLYEVSLEWLIAGKSSRSTSTYTVDPARDFLALEGLKYELTQEEAEHLKESLETFRQLAAKKNRQKKQ